One genomic window of Gossypium hirsutum isolate 1008001.06 chromosome D11, Gossypium_hirsutum_v2.1, whole genome shotgun sequence includes the following:
- the LOC121223790 gene encoding myb family transcription factor IPN2, giving the protein MMENNVVNQNPGEFKRTEKGKEAVGGHEGDVNGDNQGDHHQIQGGGHNTLLALQETQGPSIPVEINDDQVVNNEVVVKEKPILMVTNEIKPRLRWTYELHAYFVDAVNKLGGPQKATPKTILDLMDLDGLNLYHVKSHLQKFRLGKFWVKEWQDTSKNVSQHQGGARSLRALNSPSQNKEPNRRAKAKRNRGPKKEPRGRLYMQLQAQKHFLWYMESQRTNLNTALANQHLGGAAAGNAFPYGQGQSSSGLGTFATMPGPSDFGTVAASPQFYVNQQNACPPTYDAPTGQANPCLQEVPPSGHQPQTSLYPAPESLSTPNGYPASSHQETSPVLPGSETEDEDLIEALLNWDDNEPINLDASFNFDNLHGCINYNDLQDWLK; this is encoded by the exons ATGATGGAAAACAACGTTGTGAATCAAAATCCTGGTGAGTTTAAAAGGacggaaaaaggaaaagaagcaGTGGGTGGTCATGAAGGTGATGTGAATGGGGATAACCAAGGTGACCACCACCAAATTCAGGGCGGTGGTCATAACACATTGCTTGCTTTGCAAGAAACTCAGGGACCTTCTATCCCTGTTGAGATTAATGATGATCAGGTTGTTAATAACGAGGTGGTGGTAAAGGAGAAACCTATCCTCATGGTGACTAATGAGATTAAACCTCGCCTTCGATGGACTTATGAACTCCATGCTTATTTCGTTGATGCTGTCAACAAGCTTGGTGGTCCTCAAA AAGCAACACCGAAGACTATTCTGGACCTGATGGATTTAGATGGACTCAATCTTTACCATGTTAAGAGTCATTTACAA AAATTTAGACTGGGAAAATTTTGGGTGAAGGAGTGGCAGGACACATCCAAAAATG TTTCTCAACATCAAGGAGGCGCGCGGAGCCTCAGAGCTTTGAACTCACCATCTCAGAACAAGGAGCCTAACAG GAGAGCTAAAGCTAAAAGAAATCGAGGACCCAAAAAGGAACCTCGTGGAAGACTCTATATGCAACTTCAG GCCCAGAAGCATTTTCTATGGTATATGGAATCACAAAGGACAAATCTAAACACTGCACTGGCCAATCAGCATTTAGGCGGTGCAGCTGCTGGAAATGCATTTCCCTATGGGCAAGGGCAATCCTCGTCTGGTTTAGGAACATTCGCAACAATGCCTGGCCCATCTGATTTCGGAACGGTGGCTGCATCACCACAGTTTTATGTTAACCAGCAGAACGCCTGTCCTCCTACATATGATGCACCGACAGGCCAAGCCAATCCCTGCCTTCAAGAGGTTCCACCTTCTGGACATCAGCCTCAAACCTCTCTTTACCCTGCACCTGAAAGCTTGTCGACTCCAAATGGCTATCCTGCAAGTTCGCATCAGGAAACTTCGCCTGTGCTTCCTGGCAGTGAGACAGAAGATGAGGACCTGATAGAAGCCCTTCTGAATTGGGATGATAATGAACCAATCAACCTCGATGCTAGCTTTAACTTTGACAATCTTCATGGTTGCATTAACTATAACGATCTGCAAGATTGGTTGAAGTAG
- the LOC107910957 gene encoding uncharacterized protein, translated as MKDNDDNVVVQNFVEEVDESAGVNCMITDLLGGEFGYSCNGRSGQVLVCSENGCSISIHKMCMNIEPQFDDTGKFYCPYCWYKREVARTEELRKRVMMAKRELSKFMHFKWDGGNEEKLAAGAENMKAASLSTMAEEKKAGECGNRLNNDANETILYNQEQNMCVESVGKGNSDDENISKAHGFDNNVVDGHVLQEEDEENTSDSENDGGVLEENQGKSGKEEPMLSNAVGNAMALITEDATPKVPAIESFEFLLPDLDTGTPLVRQMRIKHTAQRARPRKVDSPKKSSFQPSISAKDENTNQQGKATAAKNSVQCQELTKRIRTPILGNVKRRRLQWTVEEEDILKEGVQRFSLTMNKNIPWRKILEFGHNVFSTNRLPVDLKDKWKKIMAKEDPKSNKGVLITLKE; from the exons ATGAAGGATAACGATGATAATGTTGTAGTTCAAAATTTTGTTGAGGAGGTGGATGAATCCGCAGGAGTGAACTGTATGATAACAGATTTGTTAGGAGGAGAGTTTGGTTACAGCTGCAATGGGAGAAGCGGTCAGGTCTTGGTTTGCAGTGAAAATGGCTGCTCAATTTCTATACATAAGATGTGCATGAATATTGAACCTCAATTTGATGATACTGGTAAATTCTACTGTCCTTATTGTTGGTACAAGCGAGAAGTAGCAAGGACCGAGGAATTGAGAAAGAGAGTCATGATGGCTAAGAGGGAATTGTCAAAGTTTATGCATTTCAAGTGGGATGGTGGAAATGAAGAGAAGCTGGCAGCTGGAGCAGAAAACATGAAAGCGGCAAGTCTATCAACAATGGCAGAGGAAAAAAAAGCTGGTGAGTGTGGAAATAGGCTGAACAATGATGCTAATGAAACAATACTTTATAATCAGGAGCAAAACATGTGCGTTGAGTCTGTAGGCAAGGGAAATTCTGATGATGAAAATATCTCCAAAGCTCATGGGTTTGACAACAATGTTGTGGATGGACATGTGCTACAAGAGGAGGATGAAGAAAATACTTCTGATAGTGAAAATGATGGAG GTGTACTGGAAGAAAACCAAGGGAAGAGTGGGAAGGAAGAGCCAATGTTGTCAAACGCAGTGGGAAATGCTATGGCACTAATAACCGAAGATGCTACACCTAAGGTTCCCGCAATTGAAAGTTTTGAGTTTCTATTACCTGATTTGGATACTGGGACACCTCTAGTGCGTCAAATGCGCATCAAGCATACAGCTCAGAGGGCAAGACCTCGGAAAGTTGATTCACCAAAGAAGTCATCCTTCCAACCAAGTATCAGTGCAAAGGATGAGAATACAAACCAACAAGGAAAAGCTACAGCAGCAAAAAACTCTGTTCAATGCCAAGAGTTAACCAAGCGAAT CAGGACCCCAATATTGGGTAATGTAAAACGTAGGAGGCTACAGTGGACAGTTGAAGAGGAAGATATACTGAAG GAGGGAGTGCAGAGATTTTCATTGACAATGAACAAAAACATCCCCTGgaggaaaattttggaatttggtCATAATGTTTTCAGCACAAATCGTCTGCCTGTTGACCTTAAGGATAAATGGAAGAAGATTATGGCCAAAGAGGACCCAAAAAGTAACAAGGGGGTACTGATTACATTGAAGGAATAA
- the LOC107912483 gene encoding glucose-1-phosphate adenylyltransferase small subunit, chloroplastic/amyloplastic, whose amino-acid sequence MVSMAAIGDLRLPSTASFNASSVCSSRKSSAPRSLSFSASALSGDKLVFKIATGCSRTERTASIVSPKAVSDSKNSQTCLDPDASRSVLGIILGGGAGTRLYPLTKKRAKPAVPLGANYRLIDIPVSNCLNSNISKIYVLTQFNSASLNRHLSRAYASNMGGYKNEGFVEVLAAQQSPENPNWFQGTADAVRQYLWLFEEHNVLEFLVLAGDHLYRMDYERFIQAHRETDADITVAALPMDEKRATAFGLMKIDEEGRIIKFAEKPKGDQLKAMQVDTTILGLDDERAKEMPFIASMGIYVVSKDVMLNLLRDQFPGANDFGSEIIPGATSIGMRVQAYLYDGYWEDIGTIEAFYNANLGITKKPVPDFSFYDRSSPIYTQPRYLPPSKMLDADVTDSVIGEGCVIKNCKIHHSVVGLRSCISEGAIIEDTLLMGADYYETDADRRFLSAKGSVPIGIGKNSHIKRAIIDKNARIGDNVKIINSENVQEAARETDGYFIKSGIVTVVKDALIPSGTVI is encoded by the exons GAGCATGGCTGCCATCGGTGATTTGAGGTTGCCTTCTACAGCTTCGTTCAATGCTTCTTCAGTTTGTTCGAGCCGTAAGTCATCGGCTCCTCGGAGCTTGTCGTTCTCGGCGTCTGCTCTGTCCGGTGAtaaacttgttttcaaaatagccACTGGTTGTAGCCGAACGGAACGGACTGCTTCAATTGTTTCACCGAAAGCAGTTTCAGATTCCAAGAACTCGCAGACATGTCTTGACCCCGACGCTAGTCGA AGTGTTTTGGGGATTATTTTGGGAGGTGGAGCAGGGACAAGGCTATACCCACTAACAAAGAAGAGAGCTAAGCCGGCTGTTCCATTAGGAGCAAACTATAGGCTAATCGACATCCCTGTTAGCAATTGTTTGAACAGTAACATATCAAAAATCTACGTTCTGACTCAATTCAATTCTGCTTCTCTGAACCGCCACCTTTCCCGCGCTTATGCTAGCAACATGGGTGGCTACAAGAACGAAGGGTTCGTCGAGGTTCTTGCTGCTCAGCAGAGTCCTGAGAACCCGAACTGGTTCCAG GGGACAGCGGATGCGGTGAGGCAGTATTTGTGGTTGTTTGAGGAGCATAATGTTTTGGAATTCTTGGTTCTTGCTGGGGACCATTTATATAGAATGGATTATGAAAGGTTTATTCAGGCGCACAGAGAGACTGATGCCGACATCACTGTAGCTGCATTGCCGATGGATGAAAAACGGGCTACTGCGTTTGGTTTAATGAAGATTGACGAAGAAGGACGAATCATCAAATTCGCTGAGAAACCAAAAGGCGACCAACTAAAAGCTATGCAG GTTGATACTACAATTTTAGGGCTTGATGATGAGAGAGCAAAAGAAATGCCTTTCATTGCTAGCATGGGCATATATGTTGTGAGTAAAGATGTGATGTTGAATCTTCTTCGAGACCAGTTTCCGGGAGCCAATGATTTTGGAAGTGAAATAATTCCAGGTGCTACTTCCATTGGGATGAGG GTGCAAGCTTACCTGTATGATGGCTACTGGGAGGACATTGGTACGATTGAGGCATTTTATAACGCAAATCTGGGAATCACCAAAAAGCCAGTGCCAGATTTCAG CTTCTATGACCGTTCGTCTCCAATCTACACACAGCCTCGGTATTTGCCACCATCCAAAATGCTTGATGCTGATGTTACAGATAGTGTTATCGGTGAGGGTTGCGTTATTAAG AACTGTAAAATTCACCATTCTGTGGTTGGTCTTCGATCTTGCATCTCCGAGGGTGCAATCATAGAAGATACCTTACTGATGGGAGCAGATTATTATGAG ACTGATGCAGACAGGAGGTTTTTGTCTGCAAAGGGCAGTGTTCCAATTGGTATAGGAAAGAATTCACATATCAAGAGAGCCATTATTGACAAGAATGCTCGAATTGGAGACAATGTGAAG ATCATAAACAGTGAAAACGTGCAAGAAGCGGCAAGGGAAACCGATGGATATTTCATAAAGAGTGGGATTGTGACAGTAGTCAAGGATGCCTTGATTCCTAGTGGAACTGTAATCTGA